The Polaribacter tangerinus genome has a segment encoding these proteins:
- a CDS encoding T9SS type A sorting domain-containing protein, translating to MGYYKNNLGTLVSNQLTAIDGSAYAGLHSSGAFPQEVMQITLNTNAVINTGEKIEISFLAHQFTISTFFPNSGHFDVYGITPATATPTLNASSNTNTIAATNGINFLGRSAIISNTSSFQEYIISFTAANNYDRLLFVPTSLQIAGTGTTTDTFLGIDRIILREHIDTDGDTIPNYFDKDSDNDGCFDAIEGGQGFALTDLDADNELQNINATTGLSTDVTNQTNGQAIGTSLDNTLTSVQCDDDGDGVPNITDVCNGFDDTADNDNDGVPDGCDLDDDNDGILDTHEGNTNYVNQFLFGPDFYSNPTSNITPHPTNGTGASGVFDGNTVFDSPTGSFGQWNNSVPTGIFNPALILNVDLVQNIDRVTGFAMHNDAGPNDNHSVLDFDVYITVDGVEYKESLTSSGAISGNAGQSAETFTFSRAYHNVEDLRVEIMTADSDLVQITELGFIGTVSTTIDTDGDTIPNSLDLDSDGDDCPDALESAVHDALVAGDVDNLVSGTLTTTSMPNAKVSGAVGDNGYLNVLEDVDTAAAVVVDTYFNTNYTTYALDGSTSACGVGMITQVFDDPASDRWIEVTNTHATDVIPPHGVTAAVFVNPSGSLSGEDADGFFPQPNALQPGETFIISTNGAVANIASGVTDTAAPMMSLTTSATTTDYTITLMRGKSSTLYTYDGSYEVLPKIPAKTSWVRKDEVTQPNRVYTSDEWVAFIDDAIVDYTDNQDDPSLERHPHAPLLSEINTALATDNMRPGVHKVGPTVYQSGAWSNGTPDRSRKVRVLEDYTTSSLFGVRALEVDNGSTFSISDNALVVSESVNIVGANDEIRLVSSDDTNKAQLVQTHEGSSGTLGLGKLLVDQNSTVPSTYRYNYLSSPVNTIGQNTYRVADVLKDGTTKLGTNNTNGAKDINFIGGYDGAATDPISIAEYWIYTYASASGNVSNWASKGSTGVIPATDGFIMKGPGVAQNYTFEGAPKDGTLTTAIGAGESYLVGNPYASALSVRKFIQDNPSTTGTLYFWQHVGETDTSSTNTSGHNYGGYVGGYATINLSAAVAANQTSLPTDGRAGALGTGYVAPGMFVPIGQGFFIEGAAGGAVSFNNSQRTYVTEGSTSVFYKSADKTKKTKTASKSSTSSNGLPVLKLGFDYLSEDQVSFHRQLAISFKQGNSFAVERGYDSEIYDIGVTDAYWKFPTQDEKFVIAGVQAITKDLEVPLEVVMNYNGEVRFSIDELEGIEEDLFIEDKLTGVSYPLSEQGFAITLAKGVYTDRFFVSFEKPKETNSGVLGVDDISLLEEAIQVYKSSDALVIVNTQNNVIDHVSLYTVLGQSVQEWKEATSESEVRLPLRNVAAGVYLVNVNTENGVAMKKIVIE from the coding sequence ATGGGGTACTATAAAAATAATTTAGGCACTCTAGTATCTAACCAACTTACAGCTATTGATGGGAGTGCTTATGCAGGGTTGCATAGTAGTGGTGCTTTTCCACAGGAGGTAATGCAAATTACTTTAAATACAAACGCAGTAATTAATACGGGAGAAAAGATAGAAATTTCTTTTTTAGCTCATCAATTTACAATATCAACTTTTTTTCCAAATTCGGGTCATTTTGATGTGTATGGAATTACCCCTGCAACCGCAACACCAACCCTTAACGCATCGTCTAACACAAATACGATAGCAGCAACAAACGGTATCAATTTTTTGGGTCGATCTGCGATTATAAGCAATACGTCTAGTTTTCAGGAATATATAATTTCATTTACGGCAGCAAACAATTATGATCGTTTACTTTTTGTACCCACTTCACTACAAATCGCTGGTACAGGAACAACAACAGATACGTTTTTAGGCATTGATAGAATCATCTTACGAGAACATATAGACACCGATGGCGATACCATTCCAAATTATTTCGATAAAGACTCTGACAACGATGGATGTTTCGATGCTATAGAAGGAGGGCAAGGTTTTGCCTTAACCGATTTAGATGCTGATAACGAATTACAGAATATCAATGCTACTACCGGATTGTCTACTGATGTTACCAATCAAACCAACGGACAAGCCATTGGCACATCCTTAGACAATACCCTAACATCTGTTCAGTGTGATGACGATGGCGATGGTGTACCAAATATAACCGATGTTTGTAATGGTTTTGATGACACTGCAGATAATGATAATGATGGCGTACCAGATGGTTGTGATTTAGATGATGATAACGATGGTATTTTAGATACCCATGAAGGCAACACAAACTATGTAAACCAATTTTTGTTTGGTCCAGATTTTTACAGCAATCCAACGTCAAATATAACTCCTCACCCAACTAATGGTACTGGAGCTTCAGGTGTGTTCGACGGAAATACTGTATTTGATTCGCCAACAGGAAGCTTTGGACAATGGAACAATTCGGTACCAACAGGTATTTTTAATCCTGCGCTTATACTTAATGTAGATTTAGTTCAGAATATAGACCGAGTTACTGGTTTTGCCATGCACAACGATGCAGGTCCAAACGACAACCATAGTGTTTTAGACTTCGATGTTTACATTACTGTAGATGGTGTGGAATATAAAGAAAGTTTAACCTCTTCGGGTGCTATTTCAGGAAATGCTGGTCAGTCTGCAGAAACCTTTACGTTTAGCAGAGCTTATCATAATGTAGAAGATTTAAGAGTAGAAATTATGACAGCAGATAGCGATTTGGTTCAAATTACCGAGCTAGGTTTTATAGGAACAGTTAGTACTACTATAGATACCGATGGCGATACGATTCCAAACAGTCTCGATTTAGATTCTGATGGAGACGATTGTCCGGATGCCTTAGAGTCTGCAGTTCATGATGCATTAGTTGCTGGCGATGTAGATAATTTAGTATCTGGTACGTTAACAACCACAAGCATGCCAAATGCCAAGGTTTCTGGTGCGGTAGGAGACAACGGATACTTAAATGTTTTAGAAGATGTAGATACGGCTGCTGCTGTAGTTGTAGATACTTATTTTAATACCAATTACACAACGTATGCTTTAGATGGCAGTACAAGTGCTTGTGGAGTAGGTATGATTACTCAGGTGTTTGATGATCCAGCCTCAGATAGATGGATAGAGGTTACCAATACCCATGCTACCGATGTAATACCACCACATGGTGTAACGGCAGCAGTATTTGTAAATCCTAGTGGTAGTTTGTCAGGAGAAGATGCTGATGGATTTTTCCCTCAGCCAAATGCTTTACAACCAGGAGAAACGTTTATCATATCTACCAACGGAGCGGTAGCTAATATAGCTTCAGGAGTAACAGATACAGCTGCCCCAATGATGTCTCTTACAACTTCAGCAACTACTACCGATTACACCATTACGCTTATGAGAGGTAAATCAAGTACGTTGTATACTTACGATGGTAGTTATGAGGTGTTACCAAAAATACCAGCCAAGACAAGTTGGGTTCGAAAAGATGAAGTAACGCAACCTAATAGGGTGTATACTTCCGATGAGTGGGTAGCATTTATAGATGATGCGATCGTTGATTACACCGATAATCAAGATGATCCGTCTTTAGAGAGACATCCACATGCGCCTTTATTATCTGAAATTAATACCGCTTTGGCTACAGATAATATGCGACCAGGAGTTCATAAGGTAGGTCCTACGGTTTATCAGAGTGGAGCTTGGAGTAATGGTACACCAGACCGTTCTAGAAAGGTACGCGTTTTAGAAGATTATACTACCTCAAGCTTATTTGGTGTAAGAGCCTTAGAAGTAGATAACGGAAGTACCTTTAGTATTAGCGATAATGCATTGGTGGTTTCAGAGAGTGTAAATATTGTAGGAGCCAATGATGAGATTCGTTTGGTAAGTAGCGACGATACCAACAAAGCTCAGTTAGTACAAACGCACGAAGGTAGTAGTGGTACTTTAGGATTAGGAAAACTATTGGTAGACCAAAACTCTACAGTTCCAAGTACGTATCGTTACAACTATTTAAGTTCACCGGTAAACACTATCGGTCAGAATACATACAGGGTAGCTGATGTTTTAAAAGACGGAACTACTAAATTAGGAACAAACAATACCAATGGTGCGAAGGATATTAATTTTATAGGCGGCTATGACGGAGCAGCTACCGACCCAATTTCTATTGCTGAATATTGGATTTATACCTATGCAAGTGCTTCGGGGAATGTATCTAATTGGGCTTCGAAAGGGTCTACGGGTGTTATTCCAGCAACAGATGGGTTTATAATGAAAGGACCAGGCGTTGCTCAGAACTATACTTTTGAAGGAGCTCCTAAAGACGGAACATTAACGACTGCTATTGGTGCAGGAGAGTCTTATTTAGTAGGAAACCCTTATGCCTCTGCATTAAGTGTTCGAAAGTTTATTCAAGACAACCCATCTACCACAGGTACTTTGTATTTCTGGCAACATGTTGGCGAGACAGATACCTCTAGTACCAACACAAGCGGACATAATTATGGCGGCTATGTTGGAGGTTATGCAACGATTAACTTATCGGCAGCAGTAGCGGCGAACCAAACGTCTTTACCAACCGATGGCCGAGCAGGAGCTTTAGGCACAGGATATGTAGCTCCAGGAATGTTTGTGCCAATAGGTCAAGGTTTCTTTATAGAAGGAGCTGCAGGAGGTGCTGTATCGTTTAACAACTCACAACGTACCTATGTAACGGAGGGTAGTACGAGTGTTTTTTATAAAAGTGCAGACAAGACAAAGAAAACGAAAACGGCTAGTAAATCAAGTACATCTAGCAATGGATTGCCAGTATTAAAGTTAGGATTTGATTACTTGAGTGAAGACCAAGTGTCTTTTCACCGTCAGTTAGCCATTTCCTTTAAGCAAGGCAATAGTTTTGCTGTAGAGCGCGGGTATGATAGTGAGATCTATGATATTGGTGTAACAGATGCATATTGGAAATTCCCAACGCAAGATGAGAAGTTTGTAATTGCCGGAGTTCAGGCCATTACAAAAGACTTAGAGGTTCCGTTAGAAGTAGTGATGAATTATAACGGAGAGGTTCGATTTAGCATTGATGAGTTAGAAGGTATTGAAGAAGACTTGTTTATAGAAGATAAACTTACAGGTGTAAGTTATCCTTTAAGTGAACAAGGATTTGCTATAACCTTAGCCAAAGGCGTGTATACAGATCGTTTCTTTGTAAGTTTTGAAAAGCCTAAAGAAACCAATAGTGGTGTGTTGGGAGTTGATGATATAAGTTTATTAGAAGAAGCTATACAAGTTTACAAGTCTAGCGATGCATTGGTTATTGTAAATACGCAAAACAATGTTATAGACCATGTTTCTTTGTACACTGTTTTAGGACAATCTGTACAAGAATGGAAAGAAGCAA
- a CDS encoding helix-turn-helix domain-containing protein — protein sequence MKTKNEHWLKKSYQKATLETKLLVVDQILNGQLSRSAASKKYDIPRTTITYWLRKYSTLVQQNIGMSKNDQIKKLKEKIEELEFVKDFQQDIIADMELITGVDMSKKSLPKTLAKEIEQKKKNRLKESGSMSVLGLVNKLSTKDSKHNKNNK from the coding sequence ATGAAAACAAAAAATGAACACTGGCTAAAAAAAAGCTACCAAAAAGCAACTCTAGAAACCAAACTTTTAGTCGTTGACCAAATCTTAAACGGACAATTATCTAGAAGTGCTGCTTCTAAAAAATATGATATTCCTAGAACAACAATTACTTATTGGTTGAGAAAATATAGTACCTTAGTGCAACAAAACATAGGTATGAGCAAAAACGATCAAATTAAAAAACTTAAGGAAAAAATTGAAGAACTAGAGTTTGTAAAGGACTTTCAGCAAGATATTATTGCAGATATGGAACTCATTACAGGAGTCGATATGTCAAAAAAGTCATTGCCCAAAACATTAGCAAAAGAGATAGAACAAAAAAAGAAAAACCGTTTAAAAGAAAGTGGTTCTATGAGTGTTTTGGGATTAGTAAACAAGCTTTCTACAAAAGACTCAAAACACAACAAAAACAACAAATAG
- a CDS encoding IS3 family transposase → MSKQAFYKRLKTQQKQQIDQQKLIKMVKDYRKSVGSKTGGVKLYHALKKDFINADIKMGRDKFYRFLRSNNLLIPKRKNYITTTNSNHMYKKYKNLVKDHVPNRPEQLWVSDITYIKTENGHNYLALVTDAYSKQIMGYKIDNHMKTSLCKDALAMAIKNRKYPNKKLVHHSDRGFQYCNPKYTDFAESNGITMSMTEQYDPYENAVAERINRTLKYEYGLKQTIKNTHLAQKMTKQAVHIYNNLRLHYSLALRNPAEVHLNPNIKYKSYRKNNVNLPEIKI, encoded by the coding sequence ATTAGTAAACAAGCTTTCTACAAAAGACTCAAAACACAACAAAAACAACAAATAGACCAACAAAAGCTAATCAAAATGGTTAAGGATTATCGCAAATCTGTAGGATCTAAAACTGGTGGTGTAAAACTATACCATGCCCTCAAAAAAGACTTCATTAATGCGGATATTAAAATGGGAAGAGACAAGTTCTATCGATTTCTAAGAAGCAATAACTTACTGATTCCTAAACGCAAAAATTACATCACCACAACAAACTCTAACCATATGTATAAGAAATATAAAAACCTAGTGAAAGACCACGTTCCTAATCGTCCTGAACAACTTTGGGTAAGCGATATCACATACATTAAAACCGAAAACGGGCACAACTATTTAGCCTTAGTTACAGATGCTTATTCTAAGCAAATTATGGGCTATAAAATCGACAATCATATGAAAACATCGCTTTGTAAGGACGCGCTTGCTATGGCTATTAAAAATAGAAAATATCCCAATAAAAAGCTTGTACATCATTCCGATAGAGGTTTTCAGTACTGTAATCCTAAATACACTGATTTTGCTGAAAGTAACGGAATCACAATGAGTATGACTGAGCAATACGATCCGTATGAAAATGCAGTTGCCGAACGTATCAATAGAACTCTTAAATATGAATATGGGTTAAAACAAACCATTAAAAACACCCATTTAGCCCAAAAAATGACTAAACAAGCTGTACACATCTACAACAATTTAAGGTTGCATTATAGTCTAGCGTTAAGAAATCCGGCAGAAGTGCATCTCAACCCTAATATCAAATACAAATCATATCGAAAAAATAATGTAAATTTACCTGAAATAAAGATCTAA
- a CDS encoding GatB/YqeY domain-containing protein, giving the protein MSLQQQVMNKMKEAMKSKDTIALQALRAVKSAFLLAKTASGVPKELTNEQEIKIIQKQVKQRIDSAAVFLQQGREDLATPELAEVAILEEFLPTALSEEEITDFVNATITDINAQGMKDMGKVMGVVQSKIGAQADGKLISSIVKKQLTQ; this is encoded by the coding sequence ATGAGTTTACAACAACAAGTAATGAATAAAATGAAAGAGGCAATGAAGTCTAAAGACACCATAGCCTTACAAGCTCTAAGAGCTGTAAAGTCTGCCTTTTTATTAGCTAAAACAGCCTCTGGAGTACCAAAAGAATTAACCAACGAGCAAGAAATTAAAATTATTCAAAAGCAAGTGAAACAACGAATAGATAGTGCTGCCGTTTTTTTACAACAGGGTAGAGAAGATTTAGCAACACCTGAACTTGCAGAAGTAGCTATTTTAGAGGAGTTTTTACCTACTGCACTCTCTGAGGAGGAAATTACAGATTTCGTAAACGCTACAATAACAGACATAAATGCTCAGGGAATGAAAGATATGGGAAAAGTTATGGGCGTTGTACAAAGTAAAATAGGTGCACAAGCAGACGGAAAATTAATTTCATCCATAGTAAAAAAACAACTCACACAATAA
- a CDS encoding retropepsin-like aspartic protease, translated as MKSLRKLLKKKKYFKIPLKKIATNHFQLKVKINGIKGRFILDTGASNTCVASNLIQYFNLLAEESETKAAGAGATDMETQVAKNNVLQIGKWQTDKSHIVLFDLSHVNTALNQHNAKEVHGIIGADILHKSKALIDYNQEVLYIKKLKKNKNK; from the coding sequence ATGAAATCTCTTAGAAAATTATTAAAAAAGAAAAAGTATTTTAAAATTCCATTAAAAAAAATAGCAACCAATCATTTCCAGTTAAAAGTAAAAATAAATGGAATTAAAGGACGTTTTATTTTAGATACTGGTGCTTCAAATACTTGTGTAGCTTCAAATTTAATTCAGTATTTTAATCTACTGGCAGAAGAGAGTGAAACAAAAGCTGCTGGCGCAGGTGCAACAGATATGGAAACACAAGTAGCCAAAAACAATGTCTTACAAATAGGAAAATGGCAAACAGATAAATCGCATATTGTGTTATTTGATTTATCTCATGTAAATACAGCTTTAAACCAACACAACGCAAAAGAAGTACATGGCATCATTGGAGCCGATATTTTACACAAATCAAAGGCTTTAATAGATTATAATCAAGAGGTGTTGTATATAAAGAAATTAAAAAAAAATAAAAATAAATAA
- the nqrF gene encoding NADH:ubiquinone reductase (Na(+)-transporting) subunit F, producing MILAAGTTGTIIATVAAFLAIVLLLVTLLLFVKQKLSPSGPVTLTINGERKIEVASGSTLLTTLGAEKIFLPSACGGGGSCVQCECHVNSGGGEALPTETPHFTRKELKNGIRLACQVKVKQDMDISIPEEVFGIKKWDAVVVRNYNVASFIKEFVVEIPEDMGYKAGGYIQIEIPPCEVKFSDMDITAHPEEHDRPDKFEAEWNKFNLRPLVMKNTETVERAYSMASYPAEGREIMLNVRIATPPFDRAKGGWMDVNPGVASSYIFNLKKGDKCVISGPYGEFFINESDAEMLYVGGGAGMAPMRSHLYQLFRTIKTGRKVTYWYGGRSKAELFYIDHFRALEKDFPNFKFYLALSEPLEEDNWKVKKDINDEEGDGFVGFIHNCVIENYLNHHESPEDIELYFCGPPLMNKAVQKMGEDFGISDENIRFDDFGG from the coding sequence ATGATATTAGCAGCAGGTACTACAGGAACTATTATAGCAACAGTAGCAGCTTTTTTAGCAATAGTGTTATTACTAGTTACATTATTATTATTTGTAAAACAAAAACTATCTCCATCGGGTCCGGTAACATTAACCATCAATGGAGAACGTAAAATAGAAGTGGCTTCAGGTAGCACACTTCTAACGACATTGGGTGCAGAAAAAATATTTTTACCATCAGCATGTGGTGGAGGTGGTTCATGTGTTCAGTGTGAGTGTCATGTAAATTCTGGTGGTGGAGAGGCATTACCAACAGAAACTCCTCACTTTACACGTAAAGAACTAAAAAATGGTATACGATTAGCATGTCAAGTTAAAGTAAAGCAAGACATGGATATTTCGATACCAGAAGAGGTATTCGGAATTAAAAAATGGGATGCTGTTGTGGTGAGAAACTATAATGTAGCTTCTTTTATTAAGGAATTTGTTGTAGAAATTCCCGAAGATATGGGCTACAAAGCAGGAGGTTACATTCAGATAGAAATTCCTCCTTGTGAAGTAAAATTCTCAGATATGGATATTACTGCTCACCCAGAAGAGCATGACAGGCCAGATAAGTTTGAGGCAGAATGGAATAAGTTCAATCTTAGACCATTGGTCATGAAAAATACCGAAACTGTAGAAAGAGCTTATTCAATGGCTTCTTACCCAGCAGAAGGTAGAGAAATTATGCTAAATGTTCGTATAGCAACTCCTCCTTTCGATAGAGCAAAAGGTGGATGGATGGATGTTAATCCTGGTGTTGCATCGTCTTACATTTTCAATTTAAAAAAAGGTGACAAGTGTGTAATTTCTGGTCCTTATGGAGAGTTTTTCATAAATGAATCAGATGCAGAAATGTTATACGTTGGTGGAGGAGCAGGAATGGCACCAATGCGTTCTCATTTATACCAATTATTTAGAACTATTAAAACTGGTAGAAAAGTAACCTATTGGTATGGTGGACGTTCAAAAGCAGAATTATTTTATATAGATCACTTTAGAGCTTTAGAAAAAGATTTTCCTAACTTTAAATTTTATTTAGCACTTTCAGAACCTTTAGAGGAAGATAATTGGAAAGTAAAAAAAGATATCAACGACGAAGAAGGAGACGGATTTGTAGGTTTTATTCATAATTGTGTTATAGAAAACTACTTAAATCATCATGAATCTCCAGAAGATATTGAGTTGTATTTCTGTGGGCCACCATTAATGAACAAAGCTGTTCAAAAAATGGGAGAAGACTTCGGAATTTCAGATGAAAATATCCGTTTCGATGATTTCGGAGGATAA
- the nqrE gene encoding NADH:ubiquinone reductase (Na(+)-transporting) subunit E: MEHLELFFKSIFIDNMVFATFLGMCSYLAVSKKVATAVGLGAAVIFVLAVTVPLNWLLDQYILQEGALAWLGEEYASYDLSFLSFIMFIATIATMVQLVEIIVEKFSPSLYNSLGIFLPLIAVNCAILGGSLFMQSREIPTIGLSLTYGVGSGIGWFLAILAIAAIREKIRYSSVPPALRGLGITFIITGLMAIGFMSFGGMLTGGDEEKKETKVVAVSKEIPKEQVEENTTEVLSDNLHTNKQ, encoded by the coding sequence ATGGAACATTTAGAATTATTTTTTAAGTCGATATTTATAGACAACATGGTATTTGCCACGTTTTTAGGAATGTGTTCTTACCTTGCGGTATCTAAAAAAGTAGCAACTGCAGTAGGTTTGGGAGCTGCCGTAATTTTTGTTTTAGCGGTAACAGTACCTTTAAACTGGTTATTAGATCAGTATATTTTACAAGAAGGAGCTCTTGCTTGGTTAGGAGAAGAGTATGCAAGTTACGACTTAAGCTTTTTATCTTTCATTATGTTTATTGCAACCATTGCTACAATGGTACAATTGGTAGAAATTATTGTAGAAAAGTTTTCACCATCATTGTATAATTCATTAGGTATCTTTTTACCTTTAATTGCAGTAAACTGTGCCATTTTAGGAGGTAGTTTATTTATGCAATCTAGAGAAATACCAACTATAGGGTTATCTTTAACTTACGGTGTTGGATCTGGTATAGGATGGTTTTTGGCAATCTTAGCTATTGCAGCAATTAGGGAAAAAATAAGATATTCAAGTGTGCCTCCAGCCTTAAGAGGTCTTGGAATTACTTTTATTATTACTGGTTTAATGGCCATTGGTTTTATGAGTTTTGGAGGAATGTTAACAGGTGGTGATGAAGAGAAGAAAGAAACAAAAGTTGTAGCTGTTAGCAAAGAAATTCCCAAAGAACAAGTAGAAGAGAATACAACCGAAGTTTTAAGCGATAACTTACATACAAACAAGCAGTAA
- a CDS encoding NADH:ubiquinone reductase (Na(+)-transporting) subunit D, with protein MALLSKKDTKLITDPLTDNNPITIQVLGICSALAITAELEASIVMSVSVLFVLGVGNVIISLMRNIIPSKIRIIVQLIVVATLVIIVDLVLKAFAYELSKTLSVFVGLIITNCIIMGRFEAFALGNGPWRSFLDGIGNAVGYGAILILVGFFRELLGSGTLLGFKVLGDPIEKTGLYAFGYENNGFMLLSPMALIVVGLIIWVQRSRNKALIEEN; from the coding sequence ATGGCACTACTTTCAAAAAAAGATACAAAATTAATTACAGATCCGCTAACGGATAATAACCCAATTACAATTCAGGTTTTAGGAATTTGTTCTGCATTAGCAATTACTGCAGAATTAGAAGCTTCTATAGTAATGTCTGTTTCTGTGCTGTTTGTTTTAGGAGTTGGAAATGTAATTATCTCGTTAATGAGAAATATTATTCCTTCAAAAATTAGAATTATTGTTCAGCTAATAGTAGTAGCTACACTTGTAATTATTGTAGATTTAGTTTTAAAAGCTTTTGCCTATGAACTTAGTAAAACGCTCTCTGTTTTTGTAGGTTTAATTATTACCAACTGTATTATTATGGGACGTTTTGAGGCTTTTGCGTTAGGAAACGGACCATGGAGGTCTTTCTTAGATGGTATCGGAAACGCAGTAGGTTACGGAGCAATTTTAATTTTAGTTGGTTTCTTTAGAGAACTGTTGGGTTCAGGAACGTTACTAGGTTTTAAAGTGTTGGGAGATCCTATAGAAAAAACTGGTTTGTACGCCTTCGGATACGAAAACAATGGGTTTATGTTATTGTCTCCAATGGCATTAATAGTAGTTGGTTTAATTATCTGGGTACAACGTAGCAGAAATAAAGCATTAATAGAAGAAAATTAA
- a CDS encoding Na(+)-translocating NADH-quinone reductase subunit C → MSNKTDSNLYTMIFAIVMVLIVGSLLAFFASSLKPNIDENKRIEKQQNILYAMGINENDASSAKFVATSVAGTEFAKYIKKQLVIEGDKVTENDNAYLIDVKKEQAAAKNGKVRKLPLFIGEKEGNTFYVAPIRGKGLWDAIWGYVALDENMVVKGAYFDHKGETPGLGANIKQRYFMDDFIGEHLLDENGNFKGITVAKGNNDPKNEDKTDFEVDAIAGATITGDGVSAMIKKDLKLYLPYFQNLKKTN, encoded by the coding sequence ATGAGTAATAAAACAGATAGTAATTTATATACGATGATTTTTGCCATTGTAATGGTGTTAATTGTTGGATCTTTGTTGGCCTTTTTTGCATCATCATTAAAGCCAAATATTGATGAAAATAAAAGAATTGAAAAGCAACAAAATATTTTATACGCTATGGGTATCAATGAAAACGATGCCTCTAGTGCAAAATTTGTAGCAACATCTGTTGCAGGAACAGAGTTTGCAAAATACATTAAAAAGCAACTTGTTATCGAAGGCGATAAGGTTACAGAAAATGACAATGCATATTTAATTGATGTTAAAAAAGAACAAGCAGCTGCAAAAAATGGCAAAGTTAGAAAGTTACCATTATTTATTGGAGAAAAAGAAGGCAATACCTTTTATGTAGCTCCAATAAGAGGTAAAGGTTTATGGGATGCTATTTGGGGTTATGTTGCTTTAGACGAAAACATGGTTGTAAAAGGAGCTTATTTCGACCATAAAGGAGAAACACCAGGTTTGGGAGCCAATATTAAGCAACGTTATTTTATGGATGATTTTATTGGAGAACACCTTTTAGATGAAAATGGTAATTTTAAAGGAATTACAGTTGCTAAAGGAAATAACGATCCTAAAAATGAAGATAAAACCGATTTCGAAGTAGATGCAATTGCAGGTGCTACAATAACAGGAGACGGTGTATCTGCAATGATAAAAAAAGATTTAAAGTTGTATTTACCATACTTTCAAAATTTAAAAAAGACGAACTAA